TGGCCGCATGTTCGGCCGTCAGGCGTACGTCGGCGTGTCGAATGACCGGTTCGGTACGGTCACGTTGGGCCGCCAGTACGATTCCGTCGTCGACTATCTTGCGCAAACGACGTCGAACGGCAACTGGTCCGGCTATCTGTTCTCGCATCCGTTCGATAACGACAACACGGACAACTCGTTCCGCGTCAACAACACGGTCAAGTACGCAAGCCCGGACATCGCCGGCTTCCAGTTCGGCGGCACGTATAGCTTCAGCAACGACGTGAATTTCGCCAACAACCGTCAGTACAGCTTCGGCGCGCAATACGCGACGGGCGGCTTGTTGCTTGCCGCCGCTTACCTGCAGGCGAACAACACGGGCGCAACGTCGAGCGGCGCGATCGCAACCAACGACGCCAGCTTCCTCGCCCAGCGCATGCGTGTATTCGGCGGGGGCATCAACTACACGTTCGGCTCGGCGACGGTCGGCTTTGCCTACACGAACTCGGACTACCACAACCCGACGGGCAACGGCTATCTCGGCACGCCTGGCGCGATCGTCGCGGCTGGCTCGACGCTCAATCGCCTGCGGTTCCAGAACTTCGAACTGAATGCGAAGTACCAGTTGACGCCCGCGTTCTATGTCGGCGGCGAATACGTGTACACGCTGGAGAACTACGATTCATCGACGGGCAGCGTCAAACCGAAGGTCCATACGGTCGGCCTGATGGCGGACTACAACATCTCCAAGCGCA
The Paraburkholderia terrae genome window above contains:
- a CDS encoding porin — encoded protein: MKKQVIALAATAAFTAPVFAQSSVTLYGVIDEGVNYTNSVNGHSVVELQSGYAQGSRWGLKGAEDLGGGNKAIFQLENGFDLNSGRLGQGGRMFGRQAYVGVSNDRFGTVTLGRQYDSVVDYLAQTTSNGNWSGYLFSHPFDNDNTDNSFRVNNTVKYASPDIAGFQFGGTYSFSNDVNFANNRQYSFGAQYATGGLLLAAAYLQANNTGATSSGAIATNDASFLAQRMRVFGGGINYTFGSATVGFAYTNSDYHNPTGNGYLGTPGAIVAAGSTLNRLRFQNFELNAKYQLTPAFYVGGEYVYTLENYDSSTGSVKPKVHTVGLMADYNISKRTDFYVQGVYQKVAGDKTNSIMDNAFILGTQAPSSTSNQLAFRAAIRHKF